The following coding sequences lie in one Hoplias malabaricus isolate fHopMal1 chromosome 14, fHopMal1.hap1, whole genome shotgun sequence genomic window:
- the stk38a gene encoding serine/threonine-protein kinase 38 — translation MAMTGQTSCSSMSNHTKERVTMAKVTLENFYSNLISQHEEREMRQQKLEKVMDQEGLADEEKRIRRSQHARKETEFLRLKRTRLGLEDFESLKVIGRGAFGEVRLVQKKDTGHVYAMKILRKADMLEKEQVGHIRAERDILVEADSLWVVKMFYSFQDKLNLYLIMEFLPGGDMMTLLMKKDTLTEEATQFYIAETVLAIDSIHQLGFIHRDIKPDNLLLDSKGHVKLSDFGLCTGLKKAHRTEFYRNLNHSLPSDFTLQNMNSKRKAETWKRNRRQLAFSTVGTPDYIAPEVFMQNGYNKLCDWWSLGVIMYEMLIGYPPFCSETPQETYRKVMNWRETLTFPPEVPISEKAKDLILRFCCEGENRIGATGVEEIKSNPFFEGVDYDHIRERPAAIPIEIKSIDDTSNFDEFPDSDILQPAPAVVSNHCETDLKNKDWVFINYTYKRFEGLTARGAIPSYMKSGKR, via the exons GCAGCAAAAATTGGAGAAGGTGATGGATCAAGAGGGACTTGCTGATGAAGAG AAGCGTATCCGGCGCTCTCAGCATGCTAGGAAAGAAACAGAGTTTCTTCGGCTCAAACGAACTCGCCTCGGACTGGAAGACTTTGAGTCACTTAAGGTGATCGGCCGCGGGGCTTTTGGAGAG GTGCGCCTGGTTCAAAAGAAAGACACTGGGCATGTGTATGCCATGAAGATCCTGCGCAAAGCTGATATGCTGGAAAAAGAACAG GTTGGCCATATTCGGGCAGAGAGGGATATTTTGGTGGAGGCAGACAGCCTATGGGTTGTGAAGATGTTCTACAGCTTTCAGGACAAATTGAACCTCTACCTCATAATGGAGTTCCTCCCAGGAG GGGATATGATGACACTGTTGATGAAGAAGGACACTCTGACTGAGGAGGCTACTCAGTTCTACATTGCTGAGACTGTGCTAGCTATTGACTCTATCCACCAGTTGGGTTTTATCCACAGAGATATCAAACCTGACAACCTGCTACTAGACTCAAAG GGCCATGTGAAACTGTCAGATTTTGGCTTGTGTACGGGACTAAAGAAGGCTCACAGGACAGAATTCTACagaaacctcaaccacagcttaCCCAGTGACTTCA CTTTACAAAACATGAACTCCAAAAGAAAAGCGGAAACATGGAAGAGAAACAGGAGACAGCTG GCCTTCTCCACTGTTGGAACCCCTGACTATATTGCACCAGAAGTATTTATGCAAAATGGATACAACAAATTGTGTGATTGGTGGAGCCTTGGTGTCATCATGTATGAGATGCTCATAG GTTACCCTCCTTTCTGCTCTGAGACACCCCAGGAGACATATAGGAAGGTGATGAATTGGCGGGAAACCCTAACATTCCCTCCAGAAGTTCCAATCTCTGAGAAGGCCAAGGATCTTATCCTCAG GTTCTGCTGTGAGGGTGAAAACAGGATTGGTGCTACTGGAGTCGAAGAGATAAAGTCCAATCCTTTCTTTGAGGGAGTGGATTATGACCATATCAG GGAGCGCCCTGCAGCCATTCCGATTGAGATTAAAAGTATAGATGACACCTCTAACTTTGATGAATTCCCTGATTCAGACATCCTTCAACCAGCGC CAGCTGTTGTGTCCAACCACTGCGAGACTGATCTGAAGAACAAAGACTGGGTCTTCATTAACTACACATACAAGCGCTTTGAGGGTTTGACGGCCCGTGGAGCCATTCCTTCCTACATGAAATCAGGGAAGAGATAA
- the tmem81 gene encoding transmembrane protein 81 isoform X2: MPDFMDTWLITYSSPCSTTCGLGLRTQELCPLEATQANGTACHVRQVLCLDSWQCGLQTQTVAAGQHLELDCLEEVMEVLGPFSLMVSWRFARGVITTDENLFVRLEVPGLDRVVLDPVREKDAGTYCCDVQDSSFRRVKRMYKGVKVILPHVLSLDYTKGLKQWEKPGGMRPNISLATGKLYSRSTVQNMVLVSIATSMAIAVIIFICLKTFSYWKRSSKKNNPTSDAHLGTI, encoded by the coding sequence ATGCCAGACTTCATGGACACCTGGCTCATCACATATAGCTCACCCTGTAGCACCACTTGTGGACTAGGTCTCCGAACCCAGGAGCTCTGCCCTTTGGAAGCAACCCAGGCCAACGGTACGGCTTGCCATGTTCGCCAAGTCCTGTGCCTCGACAGTTGGCAGTGCGGCCTGCAGACACAAACTGTTGCAGCTGGACAGCACCTAGAGCTAGACTGTCTGGAGGAAGTCATGGAGGTCCTTGGGCCTTTCTCTTTGATGGTCTCTTGGCGTTTTGCACGAGGTGTCATTACCACAGACGAAAATTTGTTTGTGCGGCTTGAAGTTCCAGGACTGGACAGAGTGGTACTGGacccagtgagagagaaagacgcCGGGACATACTGCTGTGATGTACAGGACTCTTCCTTCCGCAGAGTGAAGAGAATGTATAAAGGAGTGAAGGTTATATTGCCACATGTGTTGAGCTTAGACTACACTAAAGGTTTGAAACAGTGGGAGAAACCTGGTGGCATGAGGCCAAATATATCTCTGGCCACAGGGAAACTTTATTCACGCAGCACAGTCCAAAATATGGTTCTGGTCAGCATAGCCACATCCATGGCCATAGCTGTGATCATCTTTATTTGCCTCAAAACCTTTTCTTACTGGAAGAGGTCtagcaaaaaaaacaacccaacTTCTGATGCCCATTTAGGAACAATCTAA
- the tmem81 gene encoding transmembrane protein 81 isoform X1, whose amino-acid sequence MAFKCTCIVPLVVIYWLLLHSCSDCVTLNSVDLDMPDFMDTWLITYSSPCSTTCGLGLRTQELCPLEATQANGTACHVRQVLCLDSWQCGLQTQTVAAGQHLELDCLEEVMEVLGPFSLMVSWRFARGVITTDENLFVRLEVPGLDRVVLDPVREKDAGTYCCDVQDSSFRRVKRMYKGVKVILPHVLSLDYTKGLKQWEKPGGMRPNISLATGKLYSRSTVQNMVLVSIATSMAIAVIIFICLKTFSYWKRSSKKNNPTSDAHLGTI is encoded by the coding sequence ATGGCTTTCAAGTGTACCTGTATAGTACCATTAGTTGTGATATACTGGCTGCTACTTCATTCCTGCAGTGACTGTGTCACTTTAAACAGTGTTGACCTGGACATGCCAGACTTCATGGACACCTGGCTCATCACATATAGCTCACCCTGTAGCACCACTTGTGGACTAGGTCTCCGAACCCAGGAGCTCTGCCCTTTGGAAGCAACCCAGGCCAACGGTACGGCTTGCCATGTTCGCCAAGTCCTGTGCCTCGACAGTTGGCAGTGCGGCCTGCAGACACAAACTGTTGCAGCTGGACAGCACCTAGAGCTAGACTGTCTGGAGGAAGTCATGGAGGTCCTTGGGCCTTTCTCTTTGATGGTCTCTTGGCGTTTTGCACGAGGTGTCATTACCACAGACGAAAATTTGTTTGTGCGGCTTGAAGTTCCAGGACTGGACAGAGTGGTACTGGacccagtgagagagaaagacgcCGGGACATACTGCTGTGATGTACAGGACTCTTCCTTCCGCAGAGTGAAGAGAATGTATAAAGGAGTGAAGGTTATATTGCCACATGTGTTGAGCTTAGACTACACTAAAGGTTTGAAACAGTGGGAGAAACCTGGTGGCATGAGGCCAAATATATCTCTGGCCACAGGGAAACTTTATTCACGCAGCACAGTCCAAAATATGGTTCTGGTCAGCATAGCCACATCCATGGCCATAGCTGTGATCATCTTTATTTGCCTCAAAACCTTTTCTTACTGGAAGAGGTCtagcaaaaaaaacaacccaacTTCTGATGCCCATTTAGGAACAATCTAA